The following are encoded in a window of Arthrobacter sp. OAP107 genomic DNA:
- the prfA gene encoding peptide chain release factor 1, which yields MFESVQGLLDEHDAIQAQLGDPAVYADQKLARKLGRRSAQLNGIVDAYHKWEGLRDDLSAAKEMAAEDPDFAAEVPELEEALETAAARLRRLLIPRDPDDARNVILEVKGGEGGDEAALFAGDLLRMYTRYAESRGWKTEIISSTESDLGGYKDVQVAVKGSSNDPAEGVYARLKFEGGVHRVQRVPVTESQGRIHTSAAGVLVLPEVDEPEELEINQNDLKIDVYRSSGPGGQSVNTTDSAVRITHLPTGIVVAMQNEKSQLQNREAGMRVLRARILAHQQEQIDAANSEQRKSQIRTMDRSERIRTYNYPENRIADHRTGYKAYNLDQVMNGDLEPVIQSAIEMDEQARLDAIGD from the coding sequence ATGTTTGAGTCCGTACAGGGCCTGTTGGATGAGCATGATGCTATCCAGGCGCAGTTGGGGGATCCGGCTGTCTATGCTGACCAGAAGCTGGCGCGGAAGCTGGGGCGGCGGTCTGCGCAGCTGAACGGCATCGTGGACGCCTACCACAAGTGGGAGGGCCTCCGGGATGACCTCTCCGCTGCCAAGGAGATGGCTGCCGAGGACCCTGACTTTGCTGCCGAGGTGCCTGAACTGGAGGAAGCCCTGGAGACCGCGGCGGCGCGGCTGCGGCGCCTGCTGATTCCCCGGGACCCGGACGATGCACGCAACGTGATCCTTGAGGTCAAGGGCGGCGAAGGCGGAGACGAGGCTGCCCTGTTCGCCGGCGACCTGCTGCGCATGTACACCCGCTATGCGGAATCCCGCGGCTGGAAGACCGAGATCATCTCCTCCACCGAGTCCGACCTCGGCGGCTACAAGGACGTCCAGGTGGCCGTCAAAGGCAGCTCCAACGACCCCGCCGAAGGCGTTTACGCCCGCCTGAAGTTCGAAGGCGGCGTGCACCGCGTCCAGCGTGTGCCGGTCACCGAATCGCAGGGCCGCATCCACACCTCGGCCGCAGGTGTTCTTGTCCTGCCCGAGGTTGACGAGCCTGAAGAGCTCGAGATTAACCAGAACGACCTCAAAATCGACGTGTACCGGTCCTCAGGTCCCGGCGGCCAGTCCGTCAACACCACCGACTCCGCCGTCCGCATCACGCACCTGCCCACCGGCATCGTCGTGGCCATGCAGAACGAGAAGTCCCAGCTGCAGAACCGTGAAGCCGGCATGCGAGTGCTCCGTGCCCGCATCCTGGCCCACCAGCAGGAGCAGATCGACGCTGCCAACTCCGAGCAGCGGAAGTCCCAGATCCGCACCATGGACCGGTCCGAGCGGATCCGTACGTACAACTACCCGGAAAACCGGATCGCCGACCACCGTACGGGCTACAAGGCGTACAACCTTGATCAGGTCATGAACGGTGACCTCGAGCCGGTTATCCAGTCCGCCATCGAGATGGACGAGCAGGCGCGGCTGGACGCCATCGGCGACTAG
- the lysA gene encoding diaminopimelate decarboxylase produces MQDITGNTAFNSAASPLAPEWLAVPADLNALHTPVWAGGVERNDGGELAIDGIPVSALKEQYGTPLFVMSESDFRARARAFKDAFDDAFADICGGVDVYYAGKSFLSIAVATWVAEEGLRLDTCSGGELAVAARAGIDGANLSLHGNNKSDAEINRALDMNLGRIVVDSLDELDRVAKIASGRGEKANVMLRLTPGVHAHTHEFIATAHEDQKFGLSMAEDSTDEAGLSAAEEAVAAATSYDSVELLGLHCHIGSQIFEPDGFALAAQKLLTFLAAVQAKYSITLPELDLGGGYGIAYTPVDTPRPAADIAQAMAAVVRSKCAELGITAPRISIEPGRAIVGSSTFTLYEVGTLKTVRVDAPADGDAAAGENTAQNVTHPRRYVSVDGGMSDNARPVLYDADYSAILASRTSAAAPQLSRVVGKHCESGDIVVRDVYLPEDVAAGDLLAVPGTGAYCWALSSNYNYLARPGVVAVRDGSPRLIVRGETEEDLLNRDMGA; encoded by the coding sequence GTGCAGGACATCACGGGCAACACGGCATTCAACAGCGCAGCCTCGCCACTGGCTCCGGAGTGGCTTGCCGTCCCCGCGGACCTCAACGCCCTCCACACCCCGGTGTGGGCAGGCGGGGTGGAGCGGAACGACGGCGGCGAACTCGCCATTGACGGCATCCCGGTCAGCGCCCTCAAGGAGCAGTACGGCACGCCGCTGTTCGTCATGAGCGAATCGGACTTTCGCGCCCGCGCCCGCGCCTTCAAGGATGCGTTCGACGACGCCTTCGCCGACATCTGCGGGGGAGTGGACGTTTACTACGCCGGCAAGTCATTCCTCAGCATCGCGGTCGCGACGTGGGTGGCCGAGGAAGGCCTGCGGCTGGACACGTGTTCGGGCGGCGAGCTCGCCGTCGCCGCCCGTGCCGGCATTGATGGTGCCAACCTGTCGCTGCACGGCAACAACAAGTCCGACGCCGAGATCAACCGGGCGCTGGACATGAACCTCGGCCGCATCGTCGTGGACAGCCTGGACGAGCTGGACCGCGTGGCCAAGATCGCCTCCGGACGCGGGGAGAAGGCCAACGTCATGCTGCGGCTGACGCCCGGCGTGCACGCCCACACCCACGAGTTCATCGCCACCGCCCACGAGGACCAGAAATTCGGCCTCTCCATGGCGGAGGATTCCACCGACGAAGCAGGCCTGTCCGCCGCCGAGGAGGCCGTGGCTGCGGCAACGTCCTACGACAGCGTGGAGCTGCTGGGTCTGCACTGCCACATCGGGTCGCAGATCTTCGAGCCGGACGGCTTCGCGCTGGCCGCCCAGAAGCTCCTGACCTTCCTGGCCGCCGTGCAGGCCAAATATTCCATCACCCTTCCCGAACTTGATCTCGGGGGCGGCTACGGCATCGCCTATACACCGGTGGACACCCCCCGGCCGGCAGCCGACATCGCGCAGGCGATGGCCGCCGTCGTGCGTTCCAAGTGCGCCGAACTGGGGATCACAGCACCCCGGATTTCGATCGAGCCCGGACGCGCGATCGTGGGCAGCAGCACCTTTACGCTGTACGAGGTGGGCACGCTGAAAACCGTCCGCGTGGACGCCCCGGCCGATGGCGACGCCGCAGCCGGTGAAAATACTGCTCAAAACGTTACGCACCCGCGACGCTATGTGTCAGTCGACGGGGGCATGAGCGACAACGCCCGTCCGGTGCTGTACGACGCGGATTATTCGGCCATTCTCGCCTCACGGACCTCCGCGGCGGCCCCGCAGCTGTCCCGCGTAGTGGGCAAACATTGCGAGAGCGGCGACATAGTTGTTAGAGATGTATATCTGCCCGAGGACGTGGCAGCCGGTGATCTGCTCGCTGTACCGGGGACCGGCGCCTACTGCTGGGCCCTGTCAAGCAACTACAACTATCTGGCCCGGCCGGGCGTTGTCGCTGTGCGCGACGGATCTCCCCGGCTGATTGTCCGCGGGGAAACCGAAGAAGATCTGCTGAACCGCGACATGGGAGCCTGA
- the thrC gene encoding threonine synthase — MAHQWRGVIREYADRLPVTAATRVITLGEGGTPLVHAQKLSELTGSDVYLKVEGMNPTGSFKDRGMTMAMTAAVEAGAKAVVCASTGNTSASAAAYATAAGLTCAVLVPEGKISMGKLSQAIAHGATLLQVDGNFDNCLDIARKLGESYPVFLVNSVNPARIQGQKTGAFEIVDALGDAPDIHVLPVGNAGNITAYWKGYKEYAAPFESETAGTLAPVSTKTPAMWGFQAAGAAPFVAGHPITEPDTIATAIRIGNPASWDGAIAARDESGGFIDSVTDEEILAAHRWLSSREGVFVEPGSAAGVAGLLKKHAAGEVPSGKTIAITVTGHGLKDPQWALRTEDGSDVQPVKVPNDVVTVAAELGLED; from the coding sequence GTGGCTCACCAATGGCGCGGTGTCATCCGCGAATACGCTGACCGTCTGCCCGTAACCGCGGCAACCCGGGTCATCACCCTCGGCGAGGGCGGCACGCCCCTGGTCCACGCCCAGAAGCTGTCGGAGCTGACGGGCTCGGACGTCTACCTCAAGGTCGAGGGGATGAACCCCACCGGCTCCTTCAAGGACCGCGGCATGACCATGGCCATGACCGCTGCCGTCGAGGCCGGCGCCAAGGCCGTGGTGTGCGCCTCCACCGGCAACACGTCAGCCTCGGCTGCTGCGTACGCCACCGCCGCCGGCCTGACGTGTGCCGTGCTGGTGCCCGAGGGCAAGATCTCCATGGGCAAGCTGAGCCAGGCCATCGCGCACGGCGCCACGCTCCTGCAGGTTGACGGCAACTTCGACAACTGCCTGGACATCGCCCGGAAGCTGGGCGAGTCCTACCCGGTCTTCCTGGTCAACTCCGTGAACCCGGCCCGCATCCAGGGCCAGAAGACCGGCGCCTTCGAGATCGTCGATGCCCTGGGCGATGCCCCGGACATCCACGTCCTTCCGGTTGGCAACGCCGGCAACATCACGGCTTACTGGAAGGGCTACAAGGAGTACGCGGCTCCGTTCGAGTCCGAAACCGCCGGGACACTTGCTCCGGTCTCCACCAAAACCCCCGCCATGTGGGGCTTCCAGGCCGCCGGCGCCGCACCGTTCGTTGCCGGCCACCCGATCACGGAACCGGACACCATCGCCACCGCCATCCGGATCGGCAACCCGGCCTCCTGGGACGGTGCCATCGCCGCCCGCGACGAGTCCGGCGGATTCATCGATTCCGTCACCGACGAGGAAATCCTCGCCGCGCACCGCTGGCTCTCCTCCCGCGAGGGCGTCTTCGTGGAGCCCGGCTCGGCCGCCGGCGTCGCAGGCCTGCTCAAGAAGCACGCCGCAGGCGAGGTGCCCTCCGGCAAGACCATCGCCATCACCGTCACCGGCCACGGCCTCAAGGATCCCCAGTGGGCCCTCCGCACCGAGGACGGCAGCGATGTCCAGCCCGTCAAGGTGCCGAACGACGTCGTGACCGTTGCTGCAGAACTGGGACTGGAAGACTAA
- a CDS encoding homoserine dehydrogenase produces MTELRTLKVALLGCGNVGAQVARILIDDAGTLAPRTGARLELAGIAVRNLDAEREVDLPRELFTTDGETLVKDADLVIELMGGIEPARSLILSAIQNGASVVTGNKALLAADGPALYEEADKAGVELSYEAAVAGAIPILRPIRDSLSGDRITRVLGIVNGTTNFILDQMDSTGAQFADALAEAQRLGYAEADPTADVEGHDAAAKAAILASLSFHTRFDLEHVYCEGITRVSAADIAAAKEAGFVIKLLAIAEKIGNGDGSEGVSVRVHPTLLPREHPLAAVRGAFNAVFVEAENAGELMFYGQGAGGTPTASAVLGDLVSAARRIVLGGPGRIESTTGHVPALPIDAATTSYYIGLDVADQPGVLAKIAQLFAEHGVSIEIMRQTIHRDADSNVESAELRIVTHRASEAALAATVEAVKGLDVINSVTSVLRVEGA; encoded by the coding sequence ATGACCGAATTGCGAACCCTGAAAGTGGCCCTGCTGGGCTGTGGCAACGTCGGGGCTCAGGTGGCGCGGATTCTGATTGACGACGCCGGCACCCTGGCGCCGCGCACCGGCGCCCGCCTGGAACTGGCCGGCATCGCCGTGCGGAACCTCGACGCCGAGCGGGAAGTTGACCTCCCGCGTGAGCTGTTCACCACAGACGGTGAAACGCTGGTCAAGGATGCCGACCTCGTGATCGAGCTGATGGGCGGCATCGAGCCGGCCCGGTCGCTGATCCTCTCCGCCATCCAGAACGGCGCCAGCGTGGTCACGGGCAACAAGGCCCTGCTCGCTGCCGACGGCCCCGCCCTCTACGAGGAGGCGGACAAGGCCGGCGTCGAGCTGTCCTACGAAGCCGCCGTGGCCGGCGCCATCCCCATCCTGCGCCCCATCCGCGACAGCCTGTCCGGCGACCGCATCACCCGTGTGCTGGGCATAGTCAACGGCACCACCAACTTCATCCTGGACCAGATGGACTCCACCGGCGCGCAGTTCGCGGACGCACTTGCCGAAGCCCAGCGGCTCGGCTACGCCGAAGCTGACCCGACGGCCGATGTCGAGGGCCACGACGCCGCCGCCAAGGCCGCGATCCTGGCGTCCCTGTCCTTCCACACCCGCTTTGACCTCGAGCATGTCTACTGCGAGGGCATCACCCGCGTCAGCGCCGCCGACATCGCCGCCGCGAAGGAAGCCGGCTTTGTCATCAAGCTGCTGGCCATTGCCGAAAAGATCGGCAATGGCGACGGCAGCGAGGGCGTCTCCGTGCGTGTCCACCCGACGCTCCTGCCGCGCGAACACCCGCTGGCCGCCGTTCGCGGTGCCTTCAACGCTGTCTTCGTCGAGGCGGAGAACGCCGGTGAGCTGATGTTCTACGGCCAGGGTGCAGGCGGAACCCCGACGGCGTCTGCCGTGCTGGGCGACCTCGTCTCGGCCGCCCGCCGCATCGTCCTAGGCGGGCCCGGGCGCATCGAATCCACCACCGGCCACGTTCCGGCGCTGCCCATCGACGCCGCGACCACCAGCTACTACATCGGCCTGGACGTTGCAGACCAGCCCGGCGTGCTGGCCAAGATTGCCCAGCTCTTCGCCGAGCACGGCGTCTCCATCGAAATCATGCGGCAGACCATCCACCGCGACGCCGACTCCAACGTGGAATCGGCCGAGCTTCGGATCGTCACACACCGCGCAAGCGAAGCTGCACTGGCAGCGACCGTCGAGGCCGTGAAGGGCCTTGACGTGATCAATTCCGTTACATCCGTACTGCGGGTAGAAGGAGCTTAA
- the thrB gene encoding homoserine kinase, which translates to MLPQTAQLPAIQAGQQVTVRVPATSANLGPGYDSLGLALTLHDTLTVESLDSDELIFDLSGEGADSLPRDASHLVVRAMNAAFGRLGYRHTGLKITAENVVPHGRGLGSSASAVVAAVTAANALLPVGEQQDRNWILQLTSEMEGHPDNVAPAIYGGLALSWQDSDQYSTTCATVDAAVVPVVAVPDYELSTEAARALLPASIGHHAAAMNSGRAALLIHALTQKPEFLLAGTEDFLHQSYRAEAMRPSAGLIKALREAGHAAVVSGAGPTVLVLASGEEEAAVVLEFIAAFSEANTPDISWRVMKLAVDVEGAKVGVHRR; encoded by the coding sequence ATGCTGCCGCAGACCGCCCAGCTGCCCGCCATCCAGGCCGGGCAGCAGGTGACGGTCCGCGTTCCGGCCACCAGCGCCAACCTCGGTCCCGGCTATGACAGCCTCGGGCTGGCACTCACGCTGCACGACACCCTCACCGTGGAGAGCCTGGACAGCGACGAGCTGATCTTCGATCTCAGCGGTGAGGGGGCCGATTCCCTTCCGCGGGACGCCAGCCACCTTGTGGTCCGTGCCATGAACGCCGCCTTCGGGCGGCTGGGCTACCGGCACACCGGCCTGAAGATCACGGCCGAGAACGTTGTTCCGCACGGCCGTGGCCTCGGTTCGTCGGCATCCGCCGTCGTGGCAGCAGTGACAGCAGCGAACGCCCTGCTGCCCGTGGGGGAGCAGCAGGACCGGAACTGGATCCTGCAGCTGACCAGCGAGATGGAAGGCCACCCGGACAACGTCGCTCCGGCGATCTACGGCGGGCTGGCGCTGTCGTGGCAGGACAGTGACCAGTACAGCACCACGTGCGCCACCGTCGACGCGGCCGTCGTCCCCGTCGTGGCAGTTCCGGACTACGAGCTCTCCACCGAGGCGGCGCGGGCCTTGCTGCCAGCCTCCATCGGACACCACGCGGCCGCAATGAACTCCGGCCGCGCAGCGCTTCTGATCCATGCCCTCACGCAGAAGCCTGAATTCCTGCTCGCCGGCACCGAGGACTTCCTGCACCAGAGCTACCGCGCAGAGGCCATGCGGCCCAGCGCCGGCCTGATCAAGGCACTCCGCGAAGCCGGCCACGCCGCCGTTGTCTCCGGAGCCGGCCCCACGGTTCTGGTCCTGGCCAGCGGCGAGGAAGAGGCCGCCGTCGTCCTGGAATTCATTGCCGCGTTTTCCGAGGCAAACACGCCGGACATCAGCTGGCGTGTGATGAAGCTGGCAGTAGACGTCGAAGGTGCTAAAGTGGGAGTGCACCGGCGGTAA
- the argS gene encoding arginine--tRNA ligase, with the protein MTPEELSLAISACLKDAVAAGDIALAEAAIPDSVLVERPKNREHGDWATNIALRLAKTAGTNPREFATLLSARLKDISGVAGVDIAGPGFLNITVDAAAAGALAKVIVEAGREYGTNDALAGHTVNMEFVSANPTGPLHIGHTRWAALGDSIARVLRASGADVTAEYYINDAGSQMNVFANSVLSRLHGRDVPEGGYPGEYIRDLGHEVLTRHPDIRELTDAAALPVIRAAAYEAQLKDIKDTLADFGVSFDVFFSEQELHDAGAIENAVARLREQGHVFDDGGAVWLRTTDFGDDKDRVMIRANGEPTYFAADAAYYLSKKDRGYTEKIYLLGADHHGYINRLKAIAAAAGDDPEVNIEVLIGQLVSVNGAKLSKRAGNIIELKDLISWLGTDAVRYSLARFPADSPLTLDPELLKKHSNENPVFYVQYAHARSCSTARNAVAAGVDRSAFDASLLDHATENELLSYLGSYPSIVAKAAELREPHRVARHLEVIAGAYHRWYDACRVAPMGDEAVTDTNRTRLWLNDATSQVLANGLELLGVSAPERM; encoded by the coding sequence GTGACTCCCGAAGAACTCTCCCTCGCAATATCCGCCTGCCTGAAAGACGCCGTTGCCGCCGGCGACATCGCCCTTGCCGAGGCGGCTATACCGGACTCCGTCCTGGTGGAGCGTCCGAAGAACCGGGAGCACGGCGACTGGGCAACCAACATTGCTTTGCGGTTGGCCAAGACGGCCGGTACCAACCCGCGCGAATTTGCCACTCTGCTCAGCGCGCGTCTCAAGGACATCAGCGGCGTCGCCGGCGTGGACATCGCGGGCCCCGGCTTCCTCAACATCACGGTTGACGCCGCAGCCGCCGGCGCGCTGGCCAAGGTCATCGTCGAAGCGGGCAGGGAGTACGGCACCAACGACGCGCTCGCCGGCCACACGGTGAACATGGAATTCGTGTCCGCCAACCCCACCGGGCCGCTGCACATCGGCCATACGCGCTGGGCAGCCCTGGGAGACTCGATTGCCAGGGTGCTTCGGGCCTCAGGTGCCGACGTCACCGCCGAGTACTACATCAACGACGCCGGCTCCCAGATGAACGTCTTTGCCAACTCGGTGCTGTCGCGCCTGCACGGCCGCGACGTGCCTGAGGGCGGCTACCCGGGAGAATACATCCGCGACCTCGGCCACGAGGTGCTGACGCGGCACCCGGACATCCGGGAACTGACGGACGCGGCGGCCCTGCCCGTCATCCGGGCCGCGGCCTACGAGGCCCAGCTCAAGGACATCAAGGACACCCTGGCGGACTTCGGGGTCTCCTTCGACGTGTTCTTCTCCGAGCAGGAACTGCACGACGCCGGCGCTATCGAAAATGCCGTTGCCCGCCTTCGCGAGCAAGGCCATGTGTTCGACGACGGCGGTGCCGTCTGGCTGCGCACCACCGACTTCGGCGATGACAAAGACCGCGTGATGATCCGCGCGAACGGCGAACCGACCTACTTCGCCGCCGACGCCGCGTACTACCTGTCCAAGAAGGACCGCGGCTACACAGAAAAGATCTACCTGCTGGGAGCCGACCACCACGGCTACATCAACCGGCTCAAGGCCATCGCCGCCGCGGCCGGGGATGACCCCGAGGTCAACATCGAGGTCCTGATCGGCCAGCTGGTCTCCGTCAACGGAGCCAAGCTCTCCAAGCGGGCCGGCAACATCATTGAGCTCAAGGACCTGATCTCCTGGCTGGGAACGGACGCGGTCCGCTATTCGCTGGCACGCTTCCCGGCCGACTCCCCGCTGACGCTGGACCCTGAGCTGCTCAAGAAGCACTCCAACGAGAACCCTGTGTTCTATGTGCAGTACGCCCATGCCCGCTCGTGCAGCACCGCCCGCAACGCCGTGGCTGCCGGAGTGGACCGGAGCGCCTTCGACGCCTCCCTGCTGGACCACGCCACGGAAAACGAACTGCTGTCCTACCTGGGCAGCTACCCCTCCATTGTGGCCAAGGCCGCCGAACTCCGTGAGCCGCACCGCGTGGCACGCCACCTCGAGGTCATTGCCGGCGCCTACCACCGCTGGTATGACGCCTGCCGGGTGGCGCCCATGGGCGACGAAGCCGTCACGGACACCAACCGCACCAGGCTGTGGCTCAATGACGCCACCAGCCAGGTGCTGGCCAACGGACTGGAACTGCTGGGCGTTTCGGCGCCGGAACGGATGTGA
- the rho gene encoding transcription termination factor Rho yields the protein MTETTELSPAVDTPSSASGSLTEAPAKSSGLAGLKLAQLQALASQLGISGGSRMRKGDLVTAISAHRAGTSATTTKAPARTAKAAAPAAPAAETAAAAPAAEAAEAPAQETRARGRGRSRRAVSDGIVAAETAAEAPAAAPAEAPAAAEAPAAAPAEGAAAEAEGAERRQPRTRNRRRGEAAAAAPAEAAAAPAEAAPEARGAETRGAETRGTEARGAETREQAPEGEAGQRERRDARGRGGRDAGETGGRDTRREDTRDADEDGGSRRNRRNRRDRNDRNERSDSRDGSRNDRFRDRNDRRRGRSQGPDVDDVEVTDDDVLLPVAGILDVLENYAFIRTSGYLPGPNDVYVSLAQVKKYNLRKGDAVVGAIRAPRDGEDRGQQSARQKFNALVRVTSVNGKTAEDLRDRVEFAKLVPLYPSERLRLETDPKKIGPRVIDLVAPIGKGQRGLIVSPPKAGKTLILQSIANAITTNNPEVHLMMVLVDERPEEVTDMQRTVKGEVIASTFDRPADDHTTVAELSIERAKRLVEMGMDVVVLLDSMTRLGRAYNLAAPASGRILSGGVDSAALYPPKRFFGAARNIENGGSLTILATALVETGSKMDEVIFEEFKGTGNMELRLSRQLADKRIFPAVDVNASGTRREENLLSAEEVKIMWKLRRVLSGLETQQSLELLTNKIRETQSNVEFLMQVQKTTLGAKSDNDK from the coding sequence GTGACCGAAACCACTGAGCTGTCGCCAGCTGTGGACACACCATCTTCTGCTTCCGGATCGTTGACGGAAGCTCCCGCCAAGAGCAGCGGCCTTGCCGGCCTGAAGCTCGCCCAGCTGCAGGCGCTTGCCAGCCAGCTCGGTATCTCCGGCGGATCCCGCATGCGCAAGGGCGACCTGGTGACGGCCATTTCCGCGCACCGTGCAGGCACGTCCGCCACCACCACCAAGGCACCGGCACGGACCGCCAAGGCTGCTGCACCGGCTGCCCCCGCCGCCGAAACTGCCGCAGCAGCCCCGGCCGCTGAAGCAGCCGAGGCTCCGGCACAGGAAACCCGTGCCCGTGGCCGTGGCCGCAGCCGCCGCGCAGTGAGCGACGGCATTGTTGCAGCCGAAACGGCCGCCGAGGCTCCGGCAGCCGCACCCGCAGAGGCGCCGGCCGCCGCCGAGGCTCCCGCCGCTGCTCCGGCCGAGGGCGCCGCTGCCGAGGCTGAAGGGGCAGAACGCCGCCAGCCGCGCACGCGCAACCGCCGCCGTGGCGAAGCAGCCGCAGCGGCTCCCGCCGAGGCAGCCGCCGCCCCCGCTGAAGCTGCCCCCGAGGCACGCGGTGCTGAGACCCGCGGCGCTGAGACCCGCGGCACGGAAGCACGGGGTGCTGAGACCCGCGAGCAGGCACCCGAAGGCGAAGCCGGCCAGCGCGAACGCCGCGACGCCCGCGGCCGTGGTGGCCGTGATGCCGGCGAAACCGGCGGACGCGACACCCGCCGTGAGGACACTCGCGACGCCGACGAAGACGGCGGCAGCCGCCGCAACCGACGGAACCGCCGCGACCGGAACGACCGCAACGAGCGTTCGGACAGCCGCGACGGCAGCCGTAACGACCGGTTCCGCGACCGCAACGACCGCCGCCGCGGACGCAGCCAGGGGCCCGACGTCGACGACGTCGAGGTCACCGACGACGATGTGCTGCTGCCGGTGGCAGGCATCCTGGATGTCCTGGAAAACTACGCGTTCATCCGGACGTCCGGATACCTCCCGGGCCCGAACGACGTGTACGTCTCCCTGGCCCAGGTCAAGAAGTACAACCTGCGTAAGGGCGACGCCGTTGTTGGTGCCATCCGCGCACCCCGCGACGGCGAGGACCGCGGCCAGCAGTCCGCCCGCCAGAAGTTCAACGCGCTGGTCCGCGTCACCTCGGTGAACGGCAAGACCGCCGAGGACCTCAGGGACCGCGTGGAGTTCGCCAAGCTGGTCCCGCTGTACCCGTCCGAGCGCCTGCGCCTCGAGACCGACCCCAAGAAGATCGGCCCCCGCGTCATCGACCTGGTTGCCCCGATCGGCAAGGGCCAGCGTGGCCTGATCGTCTCCCCGCCCAAGGCCGGCAAGACGCTCATCCTGCAGTCCATCGCCAACGCGATCACCACCAACAACCCTGAGGTCCACCTCATGATGGTGCTGGTTGACGAACGTCCCGAAGAAGTCACGGACATGCAGCGCACCGTCAAGGGCGAGGTCATTGCCTCCACCTTCGACCGTCCCGCCGACGACCACACCACCGTGGCCGAACTTTCCATCGAACGCGCCAAGCGCCTCGTGGAAATGGGCATGGATGTCGTGGTGCTCCTGGACTCCATGACCCGTCTGGGCCGCGCCTACAACCTGGCAGCCCCGGCCTCCGGCCGCATCCTGTCCGGTGGTGTGGACTCCGCAGCGCTGTACCCGCCCAAGCGGTTCTTCGGTGCTGCCCGCAACATCGAAAACGGCGGCTCGCTGACCATCCTGGCAACGGCCCTCGTGGAGACCGGATCCAAGATGGACGAGGTCATCTTCGAAGAGTTCAAGGGCACCGGCAACATGGAGCTCCGCCTGTCCCGCCAGCTGGCCGACAAGCGCATCTTCCCTGCCGTGGACGTCAACGCCTCCGGCACGCGCCGCGAAGAAAACCTGCTCTCGGCCGAAGAGGTCAAGATCATGTGGAAGCTGCGCCGCGTACTCTCCGGCCTGGAGACCCAGCAGAGCCTGGAACTCCTGACCAACAAAATCCGCGAGACCCAAAGCAACGTCGAGTTCCTCATGCAGGTTCAGAAGACGACGCTTGGTGCGAAGTCGGATAACGACAAGTAG
- the prmC gene encoding peptide chain release factor N(5)-glutamine methyltransferase, whose amino-acid sequence MTSEHTAEPPAQSSSGQSLADAVREATERLTEAGVPSPRVDAELLADHLLGVGLGRLRAMMLGDAPAPAGYAELVAERATRIPLQHITGVAHFRYLQLAVGPGVFIPRPETESVVQLVIDRLHALERAGVVRPKVVDLGTGSGAIAGSIAHEVPEAEVFAVEFSEFAHAWAAKNLRPLGVTLLLGDLRNALPELNGTFDVVVSNPPYIPAEAIPNEPEVALHDPPEALYGGGADGMELPTAAAASAARLLVPGGYFVMEHAEVQAGWISTMLNRTGRWTDVTTHFDLNGKERATSAVLAFPPAE is encoded by the coding sequence ATGACGTCCGAGCACACTGCGGAGCCGCCTGCCCAATCTTCGTCCGGCCAGTCCCTGGCGGACGCCGTGCGCGAGGCGACGGAGCGCCTGACCGAGGCCGGCGTCCCCAGCCCCCGGGTGGACGCCGAGTTGCTGGCCGACCATTTGCTGGGTGTGGGCCTGGGCCGGCTGCGGGCCATGATGCTCGGCGACGCCCCCGCGCCGGCAGGTTACGCAGAACTCGTGGCCGAGCGCGCCACCCGGATTCCGCTTCAGCACATCACCGGTGTGGCGCATTTCCGCTACCTCCAGCTCGCGGTGGGACCCGGCGTCTTCATTCCCCGTCCGGAAACCGAGTCCGTCGTGCAGCTGGTCATCGACCGGCTGCACGCGCTGGAACGCGCCGGCGTGGTCCGCCCCAAAGTGGTGGACCTGGGCACCGGATCCGGGGCGATCGCCGGGTCGATCGCGCACGAGGTGCCCGAGGCCGAGGTTTTCGCGGTGGAGTTCAGCGAGTTCGCGCACGCCTGGGCGGCGAAAAACCTCCGGCCGCTGGGGGTCACCCTCCTGCTGGGGGACCTGCGGAACGCTCTGCCGGAGCTCAACGGAACATTCGACGTCGTGGTTTCCAACCCGCCGTACATCCCCGCCGAAGCAATCCCCAACGAACCGGAAGTGGCGCTCCACGACCCCCCGGAAGCGCTTTACGGCGGGGGAGCGGACGGCATGGAACTGCCGACGGCGGCCGCCGCCTCGGCGGCGCGGCTCCTGGTCCCCGGCGGCTACTTCGTGATGGAACACGCCGAAGTCCAGGCAGGCTGGATATCCACGATGCTGAACCGGACCGGGCGCTGGACCGACGTCACCACGCATTTTGACCTTAACGGCAAGGAACGCGCCACCAGTGCCGTTCTTGCTTTCCCGCCCGCGGAGTAA